A window of Streptomyces sp. NBC_01689 genomic DNA:
TGCTCGCCGAACCCACGGCGCGCGTACGCGACTTCGCCTGCGAACCGATCGGCTACGAGAGCTGGAGCAGAGCGAGCGACGGCCTGTACGTGGTGCGCGGAACGGCCTCGTCCGACCAGGGTGACCACACCTGGGAGGCCGTGCTCAAACAGATCCGGCACCGCCGCTGGCAGCCGAGCCGCCATGACCTGGCCCGTCAGATCGACGACGGGGGCGACGGCCCGGGGGACTGGGCGTACTGGCGGCGCGAGGCTCTGGCCCTCGCCTCGCCGGTGCCCGGCACCGCGGCCGGCCGCTTCGCGGCGGTCCGGTGCCTCGGCATCGTGCCGCTGCCGGGAGACCGGATCCGCCTGTGGCTGGAGAAGGTGGACGGAAGGCCCGGCGACGACTGGGCGGCCGGTGAACTCCTCGACAGCGCCGAGGCCCTGGGAGGCTTCCACGCCCGCTCACAGCGGCAACGGTCCGCCGACCGGACCTGGTGGTGCAGGCCCTTCGTGGAACAGGCCGCACTCCAGGCCCGGTTCACCCTGATCGAGCGGGCCGCGTCCGCCGCGACCTGCGCCGACCCGGCGCTGCGCAGGCTGTTCCCGCGGACGACCGTCACCGCCCTGCAGTCTCTCGCGCGCGGCCACGATCGGGCCGTACGCACGCTGCGGTCCCTGCCGGCCGGTCTGGTGCACCGGGACCTGACCCCCCGGAACCTGTTCCGGTCCGGCGGGCGCACGGTGGCGGTCGACTGGGGCCAGGTGGGGCAGGGACCGGCCGGTGAGGACCTGGCCACCCTCGTCCTGTCGTCGGCGGCCGCCGCGCGTCTGGGGCCCGAGGACACGCTCGCCCTCGCCGGAGCGGCCGCCGCGCGTCATCGCGCGGGGGCGGAAGCGGCCGGCGGCCCGTACGACCCGGACTCCGTCGCGCTCGCGTTCAGGCTCGTGGCTGCCTACCACTTCGGACTGCCGCTGGTCCGGCTCGCCGAGCGACTGCTCGCCCGGGACGGCGCGTCCCGGCGGCAGGCGGCGGAGGACGCCGACACGCGACGTCGCGCCGACGTCATGACGACGCTGCTGGAGGCGGCACAGCCGGACCTGCGGGACCTCACGCGCCGGTGAGGCCCGCGGGTCCCGCCGGGGGTCCGCCAGGACCTCAGACGGTGTCCGTGGGTCGCAGCGCCGTCATGGACCTCAGAGGGTGTCCGTGGGACGCAGCGCCGTCATGGACAGGCGCCCGCCCTCCAGCCGCAGCCTGTACCAGCTGCCCCGCCCCACGACCGGCGGCAGCGCACAGCCGTGGGCCGCCGCCAGATACGTCAGGACGGCGGGGAGGGTGTCTCCGTGCGAACAGGCGACCGCGTGACCGCCCCGATGACGGGCGGCGATCTCCACCAGGGCGCCCAGGGCGCGGCCGGCCGCCCACGCACCACCGAGGGACGGGCCGATCGGCCGGAAGACGCCCTCCGTCCACGCGGCCGGCTCGCCGAACCCCCGGGCCTCCCGCAGCCGGTCCTCGTCCACCACCGCCAGACCTGAGGCCTTCGCCAGTGGGACGACCGACTGGCGGCAGCGCAGCGAGGGGCTGCTGTACACGGCGTCGACGCCCGCTCCGAACACCTCGGCCAGGACGTCGGCCTGTCGCATCCCCTCCTCGCTCAACGGACGCAGATCGTCGTGGCCTCTCCACGTCTCGCG
This region includes:
- a CDS encoding histidine phosphatase family protein — encoded protein: MRSGDMPSRCGRSGQRDGAPFARNSPAISCGVLSTNSIPTPWFAAPPLFAGISVQACAGGMAWSTFLRIPANSWTPPAGPGMMRRMFDNACTVVLDLVPHCSSSPRETWRGHDDLRPLSEEGMRQADVLAEVFGAGVDAVYSSPSLRCRQSVVPLAKASGLAVVDEDRLREARGFGEPAAWTEGVFRPIGPSLGGAWAAGRALGALVEIAARHRGGHAVACSHGDTLPAVLTYLAAAHGCALPPVVGRGSWYRLRLEGGRLSMTALRPTDTL